One Campylobacter pinnipediorum subsp. caledonicus genomic window carries:
- a CDS encoding iron-containing alcohol dehydrogenase, protein MKNFSFCNPTKIEFGIDKEKQIGKYMKDFNVKKTLILYGSERIKQNGLFDTTTNSLNENDIKYEAIGGIKSNPILSKVKEAINVAKELNVDSILAIGGGSVLDSAKAVAAGACYDGDVWDFFTNTKPKTALKIFDIITLAATGSEMNSGSVITNDITNQKYSFSSPVTFPTLSVVNPDLHKTVSKEYLAYSAADVIAHCIEGYFTATYHPTITRMYIESNIKSIIKNTEILLKNPDDYNARAEFAWAATMSLNGLSQLGVDKFYFPNHMIEHAMSAITDCPHGAGLSVIMPAWMMWYKDQNLDAFKRFAKEIFNKESAKDGITSLKEWFDKINTPTSLKQLNIDNNTLEKIIQNAFENSKRAKMNDVYNQNSIKEIFDFAK, encoded by the coding sequence ATGAAAAATTTTAGTTTTTGCAACCCAACAAAAATTGAGTTTGGGATAGATAAAGAAAAACAAATTGGTAAATACATGAAAGATTTTAATGTCAAAAAAACATTAATCTTATATGGTAGTGAGAGAATAAAACAAAACGGACTTTTTGATACAACAACAAATAGCCTGAATGAAAACGACATAAAGTATGAAGCGATAGGCGGAATAAAAAGCAATCCTATCTTAAGCAAAGTAAAAGAAGCGATAAATGTAGCAAAAGAACTAAACGTGGATAGTATTTTAGCTATTGGTGGTGGTTCTGTTTTAGATAGCGCAAAAGCTGTGGCAGCTGGAGCCTGTTATGATGGTGATGTCTGGGATTTTTTCACAAATACAAAGCCAAAAACAGCACTTAAAATTTTTGACATAATAACTTTAGCTGCAACCGGTAGTGAAATGAACAGCGGAAGCGTTATAACAAATGACATAACAAATCAAAAATATTCATTTTCATCGCCGGTTACATTTCCAACATTATCTGTAGTAAACCCGGATTTACATAAAACTGTAAGTAAAGAGTATTTAGCATATTCGGCGGCTGATGTTATAGCACACTGCATAGAGGGGTATTTTACAGCTACATACCACCCAACAATAACAAGGATGTATATAGAATCAAATATCAAAAGCATAATAAAAAATACAGAAATTTTACTTAAAAACCCAGATGATTATAATGCAAGAGCTGAGTTTGCTTGGGCTGCAACAATGTCGCTTAATGGACTGTCTCAACTGGGGGTCGATAAGTTTTATTTTCCAAATCATATGATAGAACATGCAATGAGTGCTATAACAGACTGTCCTCACGGAGCTGGTTTATCAGTCATAATGCCTGCTTGGATGATGTGGTATAAGGATCAAAATTTAGATGCTTTTAAGAGATTTGCTAAAGAAATTTTTAATAAAGAATCAGCAAAAGATGGCATAACCTCACTAAAAGAGTGGTTTGACAAAATAAACACTCCAACTAGTCTAAAACAATTAAATATAGACAACAATACATTAGAAAAAATCATTCAAAATGCCTTTGAAAACTCAAAAAGAGCAAAAATGAATGATGTTTACAATCAAAATAGCATAAAAGAAATTTTTGATTTTGCAAAGTAA
- a CDS encoding ribonuclease HII: MQSKSLKICGIDEAGRGALAGDLVIAGCVLLKDIKGLNDSKKLSPKKREELFDKIIKNSKYLIIYFSNSQIDELGLSKCLKSALMCFKRYFKDYELIFDGNTDYKTNIKTIIKADSVIKEVSAASILAKVSRDKSMELLDNVYPNYGYKKHKGYGTKAHLEAIQKYGPTPLLRKSFKIKREEKSLFDTN, translated from the coding sequence TTGCAAAGTAAATCATTAAAAATATGCGGGATTGATGAGGCCGGTCGTGGCGCCTTAGCTGGGGACTTGGTGATTGCTGGCTGTGTTTTACTAAAAGACATAAAAGGGCTTAATGACTCAAAAAAATTAAGCCCTAAAAAAAGAGAAGAACTTTTTGATAAAATAATCAAAAACTCAAAATACCTAATAATATACTTTTCAAACTCTCAAATTGATGAGTTGGGGCTTAGCAAATGTCTAAAAAGTGCTTTGATGTGTTTTAAACGATACTTTAAAGATTATGAGTTAATTTTTGATGGAAATACTGATTATAAAACAAATATAAAAACAATTATAAAAGCAGATAGTGTTATAAAAGAGGTAAGCGCAGCTAGTATTTTGGCAAAGGTAAGTAGAGATAAGAGCATGGAGCTTTTAGATAATGTATATCCAAACTACGGTTATAAAAAGCACAAAGGGTATGGCACAAAAGCACATTTAGAAGCGATACAAAAATATGGACCAACCCCTCTTTTAAGAAAAAGTTTTAAGATAAAGAGGGAAGAGAAAAGTCTTTTTGATACAAATTAG
- a CDS encoding autotransporter domain-containing protein, producing MDVLVKNKKYYLLSIASVVFLPVAVIAAVEQTTTPLAIYGDYSNKSNVLSYTTTQVSPKYIASTEYVAPLTIKSVEYLKSVEKSVQSWIANLIQQKLLEQRIYKNSEYNGLRFGNINIEKLEKYAKNGYINDEHLSHGVVIIDDLAYKSKSFGDRLVVVNGEQSSYHSHGTMVASVLNRYAKQGIKFYSYNADGYSGSINPRSEYFTHAHKHGLRIFSHSWGSRPTGYGSYNMNSNIIKYAKEDSVFVWAAGNEYKDFGTPESMYPTIDDDARNGWISVADVKFSGSNPGRERMIYSEKSASNYIGEEAKTWGIATQGFYAIWIKDKEKDKVNHRIQVAGTSGATPRVSAIASNVWQKFPWMDNHLVVVSVLSTADDAETYRPCNNDSTKMCGDVTTKPNKKFGWGLLNKERALNGPARFDKLLLTNKDAISTTDNEMYYKDGKESQYKNQRDLLVVNFDYRNYIDKSKLTWDNDIAGDAGILKKGTGSLYLSGKNTYAGKTIIEDGILGIGDSLNSQVYILQKGTLLAKNNSDRSINKKVILGTTNQNNYSLVNKGSLNVYGNGLTINGDYEGKENSRIVIDIDKSNLEVKGKMSLADNSKLVADVETFTSDMSREVKTRKVVEANEISANRDKIISLKSDNIPYLDVSNFDIQNKSISVSYKRNSSIKVLQKINYTPAAAMNTANNFEDIAGIIDSSDLYNNTAFSAKIKSIFKMSPYVLPAAFDSLSAEIYSSSQDILFKQNRLLNKKVSNRIMDSFGDTSDKNNFYVDGIFGETSINKKGFASAKANTKGAMFGADTKKIDNTLIGAVIAQNKSEAKFSKNAGDIDIDSMGIFVYGMYDFDHLYLSSVLGFDSSRVKVNRDILDVNSKVKYNSKDYSLYTELGKNFKIDELYINPYIGYSFNKLVRGSFEEKEALGISADSKSYNSSSLVAGFRANAKIDSLNLSANIAHMYDVKPNDFGFNAFFVDGQNNAVSLAKIKGAKQSRNISWLGFGISYSLLDGLMLQTSYDLSIQDKKKDSSIFTVGATYKF from the coding sequence ATGGATGTGTTAGTTAAAAATAAAAAATATTATCTTTTGTCTATCGCTTCAGTGGTTTTTTTGCCTGTGGCGGTGATAGCGGCGGTGGAACAAACCACTACTCCTTTAGCTATATATGGTGATTATAGCAATAAATCCAATGTCTTATCATATACTACTACACAAGTTTCACCAAAATATATAGCGTCAACAGAATATGTAGCCCCGCTAACTATAAAATCAGTTGAGTATTTAAAATCTGTAGAAAAATCAGTTCAATCCTGGATTGCTAATCTAATTCAACAAAAACTATTAGAACAACGTATTTATAAAAATTCAGAATACAATGGTCTTAGGTTTGGTAATATAAATATTGAAAAACTAGAAAAATATGCAAAAAATGGATATATAAATGATGAACACTTGTCTCATGGTGTTGTGATTATCGATGATCTTGCCTATAAGAGTAAAAGTTTCGGAGATAGGCTCGTTGTTGTTAATGGAGAACAATCTAGCTATCACTCTCATGGAACAATGGTTGCTTCTGTATTAAATAGATATGCAAAACAAGGAATAAAATTTTATTCTTATAATGCAGATGGTTACTCTGGGAGTATTAATCCTCGTAGTGAGTATTTTACTCATGCTCACAAACATGGGCTTAGGATATTTAGTCATTCATGGGGAAGCAGACCTACGGGCTACGGAAGTTATAATATGAATAGTAATATTATTAAATATGCTAAAGAGGATAGTGTGTTTGTTTGGGCTGCAGGAAATGAATATAAAGATTTTGGAACACCGGAGTCAATGTATCCTACTATAGATGATGATGCTAGAAATGGTTGGATAAGTGTTGCCGATGTTAAGTTTTCAGGTTCTAATCCTGGGAGAGAACGCATGATATACAGCGAAAAAAGTGCCTCAAACTATATAGGAGAAGAAGCTAAAACTTGGGGTATAGCAACCCAGGGATTTTATGCAATTTGGATAAAAGATAAAGAAAAGGATAAGGTTAATCATAGAATCCAAGTAGCTGGAACATCTGGTGCGACACCAAGAGTTTCAGCGATTGCTTCAAATGTATGGCAAAAATTTCCATGGATGGACAACCATTTGGTTGTTGTGAGTGTTCTTTCTACTGCTGATGATGCTGAAACTTATAGACCATGCAATAATGATTCTACAAAAATGTGTGGAGATGTTACTACTAAGCCTAATAAAAAATTTGGATGGGGGCTTTTAAATAAAGAAAGAGCTTTGAATGGTCCTGCTAGATTTGATAAACTACTTTTAACAAATAAGGATGCGATATCAACAACAGATAATGAGATGTATTATAAAGATGGTAAAGAAAGTCAATATAAAAATCAACGCGATTTACTTGTTGTAAATTTTGATTATAGAAACTACATAGATAAAAGTAAGTTAACTTGGGATAATGATATAGCTGGCGATGCCGGGATCTTGAAGAAGGGAACTGGGTCTTTATACCTAAGTGGCAAAAACACATATGCTGGTAAAACTATAATAGAAGATGGTATTTTGGGTATCGGCGACTCTTTAAATTCACAAGTTTATATTTTGCAAAAAGGAACTTTGCTTGCAAAAAACAATTCGGATCGTAGCATAAATAAAAAAGTTATTTTAGGCACAACAAATCAAAATAACTATTCATTAGTTAATAAAGGTTCTTTAAATGTTTATGGAAATGGATTAACTATAAATGGAGATTATGAAGGAAAAGAAAATTCTAGAATAGTTATAGATATAGATAAGTCTAATTTAGAAGTTAAAGGGAAAATGAGTCTAGCTGATAATAGTAAACTTGTTGCAGATGTTGAAACATTTACAAGTGATATGTCACGTGAAGTCAAAACAAGAAAAGTTGTTGAAGCCAATGAAATAAGTGCAAACCGAGATAAAATTATTAGTTTAAAATCAGACAATATTCCTTACTTGGATGTTTCTAATTTTGACATTCAAAATAAAAGTATTAGCGTAAGCTATAAAAGAAATAGCTCGATTAAAGTTTTGCAAAAAATTAACTATACTCCAGCAGCAGCTATGAATACTGCTAATAATTTTGAGGATATTGCAGGAATAATTGATTCTAGTGATTTGTATAACAATACCGCTTTTAGTGCTAAAATTAAAAGCATATTTAAAATGAGTCCTTATGTTCTTCCTGCTGCATTTGATTCTCTTTCTGCTGAAATTTATTCATCATCTCAAGATATTTTATTTAAACAAAATAGATTATTAAATAAAAAAGTAAGCAACAGGATTATGGATTCTTTTGGCGATACAAGTGATAAAAATAACTTTTATGTTGATGGAATTTTTGGAGAAACATCTATAAACAAAAAAGGATTTGCTAGCGCAAAAGCAAATACAAAAGGTGCTATGTTTGGTGCTGATACTAAAAAAATAGATAATACTTTAATTGGTGCCGTCATTGCTCAAAATAAATCAGAGGCTAAATTCTCAAAAAATGCAGGCGATATAGATATAGATTCTATGGGTATTTTTGTATATGGTATGTATGATTTTGACCATTTGTATTTATCCAGTGTGCTTGGTTTTGATAGTTCAAGAGTGAAAGTAAATAGAGATATCTTAGATGTGAATTCTAAAGTAAAATATAATAGCAAAGATTATAGTTTATACACAGAACTTGGAAAGAATTTTAAAATAGATGAGCTTTATATAAATCCATATATCGGGTATTCTTTTAATAAACTTGTCCGTGGATCTTTTGAGGAGAAGGAGGCTCTTGGTATAAGTGCTGATTCTAAAAGCTATAACTCTTCTTCGTTGGTCGCAGGATTTAGAGCAAATGCAAAAATAGATAGTTTAAATTTAAGTGCAAATATTGCTCATATGTATGATGTAAAACCAAATGATTTTGGTTTTAATGCATTTTTTGTAGATGGACAAAATAATGCAGTAAGTTTAGCAAAAATAAAAGGAGCTAAACAGTCAAGAAATATATCTTGGTTGGGATTTGGAATTTCTTATTCATTGTTAGATGGTTTGATGTTGCAAACTAGTTATGATCTGTCTATTCAAGATAAGAAAAAAGATAGTAGTATTTTTACTGTAGGCGCAACTTATAAGTTCTAA
- a CDS encoding protein-L-isoaspartate(D-aspartate) O-methyltransferase translates to MDSLQQLKCKKLADEIADEIALTPLLYNAIKDTEREIFVPINAHAYSLDAQPIDANQWISSPLTVAKMTMALECENVDNILEVGCGSGYQSAILSKLGHRIFSIERIQKLANEAKKRFDILKIKNVHVRFDDGNNGWRAYAPYDRILLSAATASVPERLFEQLKVGGVLVAPIEKNGKQYITKFIKHGEKDIEVLQSDECLFVPLLNNVQSL, encoded by the coding sequence TTGGATTCATTACAACAACTAAAATGTAAAAAATTAGCCGATGAGATAGCCGATGAGATAGCCTTAACCCCACTTTTATATAATGCCATAAAAGATACCGAAAGAGAGATTTTTGTCCCTATAAATGCTCATGCGTATAGTCTTGATGCTCAGCCAATAGATGCAAATCAGTGGATTAGTTCTCCTTTGACTGTTGCAAAAATGACAATGGCTTTAGAGTGTGAAAATGTTGATAATATCCTTGAAGTAGGGTGTGGGAGCGGCTATCAGTCTGCTATATTATCAAAATTGGGACATAGAATTTTTAGCATAGAACGGATACAAAAATTAGCTAATGAGGCAAAAAAAAGATTTGATATTTTGAAAATAAAAAATGTTCATGTTCGTTTTGATGATGGCAATAATGGCTGGAGAGCATATGCTCCTTATGATAGAATTTTACTTTCAGCAGCTACAGCTAGTGTGCCTGAAAGGCTTTTTGAACAGCTAAAAGTTGGTGGTGTTTTAGTTGCACCAATTGAAAAAAATGGTAAACAATATATTACTAAATTTATAAAACATGGTGAAAAAGATATAGAAGTTTTACAATCTGATGAGTGTTTGTTTGTACCGTTATTAAATAATGTTCAAAGTTTGTAA
- a CDS encoding MBOAT family O-acyltransferase, with the protein MLFNSFEFIFLFLPLVFFGYFYLNSINKFDMAKLFLVISSLFFYSYWNIKYLPIILVSMGFNYFVSQSLIKNKNKTTLVLGIVCNVALLGYFKYADFFIMNLNMLGANIAQLNILLPLAISFFTFQQIAYLVDSYKGINTHKQSWLDYALFVSFFPQLIAGPIVHHKEMMPQFADSNNKIKIYKNIACGIFIFSIGLFKKVVIADKFAGYATSGFDIAASLNLLEAWATSLSYTIQLYFDFSGYTDMAIGIALMFNIKLPNNFNSPYKALDIQDFWRRWHMTLSRFLKDYVYIPLGGNKNGKLRTYVNLLATFIIGGIWHGAGWTFVFWGFLHGIAIVIHRIWTSFGFKMNKILAWFITFNFVNIAWIFFRANTWDDAIKVLSSMFSLQDVVLAPSMQKYFSFFASNGVRFDEIFIHLNTGHSIIRYILGAIVAALLLKNSIALRENFKPSKFNLVLSIIFFVTSIFSFYRVSEFLYFNF; encoded by the coding sequence ATGCTATTTAATTCATTTGAATTTATTTTTCTTTTTTTACCGTTAGTGTTTTTTGGATATTTTTATCTAAACAGCATAAACAAATTTGATATGGCTAAATTATTTTTGGTTATATCTTCTTTGTTTTTTTATTCATATTGGAATATAAAGTATCTTCCAATAATACTTGTTTCTATGGGTTTTAATTATTTTGTGTCTCAATCTTTGATAAAAAATAAAAATAAAACCACTCTTGTTTTAGGTATCGTGTGTAATGTTGCATTGCTTGGATATTTTAAGTATGCAGACTTTTTTATAATGAATTTAAATATGTTAGGTGCAAATATTGCACAACTTAATATTTTGCTTCCACTTGCAATATCTTTTTTTACATTTCAGCAAATAGCGTATCTTGTTGATAGTTATAAAGGTATCAATACCCATAAGCAAAGTTGGCTTGATTATGCACTTTTTGTTAGCTTTTTTCCACAACTTATAGCAGGTCCTATAGTTCATCATAAAGAGATGATGCCACAGTTTGCTGATTCAAATAATAAAATTAAAATTTATAAAAATATAGCTTGTGGCATTTTTATATTTTCAATAGGTCTTTTTAAGAAAGTTGTTATAGCTGATAAATTTGCAGGGTATGCTACTAGTGGCTTTGATATAGCAGCAAGCCTAAATTTGCTAGAAGCTTGGGCTACTTCGCTTTCTTATACGATACAATTATATTTTGATTTTAGTGGCTACACCGATATGGCTATAGGTATAGCTCTAATGTTTAATATAAAGCTTCCAAATAACTTTAACTCCCCATATAAAGCACTTGATATTCAAGATTTTTGGAGACGATGGCATATGACACTATCTAGGTTTTTAAAAGATTATGTTTATATACCGCTTGGTGGCAATAAAAATGGTAAGCTTAGAACTTATGTAAATTTATTAGCTACATTTATCATCGGTGGTATTTGGCATGGCGCTGGTTGGACCTTTGTGTTTTGGGGATTTTTGCATGGTATAGCTATAGTTATTCATAGGATATGGACAAGTTTTGGCTTTAAGATGAATAAAATCCTAGCTTGGTTTATAACATTTAACTTTGTAAATATAGCTTGGATATTTTTTAGGGCAAATACTTGGGATGATGCTATAAAAGTGCTTAGTTCTATGTTTAGTTTGCAAGATGTTGTGTTGGCTCCAAGTATGCAAAAATATTTTTCTTTTTTTGCTTCAAATGGAGTTAGGTTTGATGAAATTTTTATTCATCTAAATACAGGTCATTCTATAATTAGATATATTTTAGGTGCTATTGTTGCTGCTTTATTATTAAAAAACTCAATTGCATTAAGAGAGAATTTTAAGCCATCAAAATTTAACTTGGTGTTAAGTATTATATTTTTTGTGACAAGTATATTTTCTTTTTATAGGGTTAGTGAATTTTTATATTTTAATTTTTAA